The following proteins come from a genomic window of Acanthopagrus latus isolate v.2019 chromosome 5, fAcaLat1.1, whole genome shotgun sequence:
- the LOC119019748 gene encoding interleukin-1 beta-like: MESEMTCNATEMWSPKMPEGLDLEIAHHPLTMKRVVKLIIAMDRLKGKVSESPRSTEFTDDNLIDMLLESAVEERTVFERTAKPAQYTYNFQSPYSVMDSEQRHLVRVPNSMELHAVMLQGGTGNCQVQLNMATYLPPTPSTEAVTVTLCIKDTNLYLSCHKEGNEPSLHLEAVDDKNSLLRITPGSDMVRFLFHKHVTGLNNSTLVSVLFSNWYISTAEENNKPVDMGQESARRHRIFKFLPPKPAVGDGEC; this comes from the exons atggaatcCGAGATGACATGCAACGCTACCGAGATGTGGAGCCCCAAGATGCCCGAGGGGCTGGACTTGGAGATTGCCCACCATCCCCTCACAATGAAGCGCGTGGTCAAGCTCATCATCGCCATGGACAGGTTAAAGGGCAAGGTGTCGGAGTCACCGCGGAGCACCGAGTTCACAGATGACAACCTAATCGACATGTTGCTGGAGAGCGCAGTGGAAG AGCGAACTGTGTTCGAGCGCACTGCAAAACCAGCTCAGTACACATACAACTTCCAGAGCCCATACAGCGTGATGGACAGCGAGCAGAGGCACTTAGTCCGAGTGCCAAACAGCATGGAGCTCCACGCAGTGATGCTGCAGGGAGGAACCGGAAACTGTCAAG TTCAACTGAACATGGCGACCTACCTGCCACCTACACCCAGTACTGAGGCCGTAACTGTGACTCTGTGCATCAAGGACACAAATCTTTACCTGTCTTGTCACAAGGAGGGTAACGAGCCAAGCTTGCATCTGGAG GCGGTGGATGACAAAAACAGTCTGTTGAGGATCACCCCGGGCAGCGACATGGTGCGATTTCTCTTCCACAAACATGTCACCGGGCTGAACAACAGCACCCTCGTGTCTGTTCTCTTCAGCAACTGGTACATCAGCACcgcagaggaaaacaacaagcCAGTGGATATGGGCCAGGAGAGTGCCAGACGCCACCGGATCTTCAAATTCCTCCCACCAAAGCCGGCAGTGGGGGATGGCGAGTGTTAA
- the ckap2l gene encoding cytoskeleton-associated protein 2-like, producing the protein MEEGETVLIPSRKELRKQKLMEYLVAKGKLKQPNPKQSFSDDCRGKKPVTLAQKVVGKENEAPAERFQYEITKAPTVAARSSIPPARRVFGVKNKVNVSGILTGQHSTSHPSATNGPAQPKLNPVLTRMYTVKSSKANQNTASLLKEQPNTGIQSSGRAFSNAVHKNVTNSNSRFNCTSSATWTGPVKTLSARLSLGPIVQTKTGLIPAVPQPRNSRNLIHTSATAGNNSTTTSSTSVANHVQSRTCSSVFVSKRSSMAQGKTLPTTAQNNLVNGRKTVSSTANTGLKFQDRHKTNSKPLLGQHPQPSCKSQVSNGLKSTSSSSKCTAAPTKLEERVRMSKTNKTSGQPTDRSTKQRIEGEGQKNGTHCNVASRMSSGPASRSISRVVGGVRRAAVAEHGGKTKTLKDTDGKRGHSSAIPHQAQTGIKRTGGPVMSQTVPQPTRTIRHTSQAKDIKTTKAPVRVIPQTEGKKLTAAQEERMKKLQEWREAKGISYKRPSMPVKPQVRRTVAVPQPFWATMKDEDEAHSLISAVDRSLADCMKLLCEGCPPKQVKDVLSRLPAVSQKFAKYWICQARLMEQEGNLDVLPMFEEAVRVVLEPVDELRTVVFEILKKKDEIQDTSDGNGKEDDQVSAGESTLESINNPLMTPKPVRALICGEQGGSSVVKYKITATPGGLSSQQQEPARVNGQEVRFFTPVRRSVRIKRASLRYPVSLQDHDLCVASYNDLISEEDKETSEEQKDGENSQSAINTPMYIYRENEALKDKVFVKLVCDEGV; encoded by the exons ATGGAAGAAGGAGAGACCGTATTGATACCTTCCAGAAAAG AGCTACGTAAGCAGAAGCTGATGGAATACTTGGTGGCAAAAGGAAAGCTGAAACAGCCAAACccaaa GCAATCCTTCTCTGATGACTGTCGGGGTAAAAAGCCTGTGACGTTGGCGCAAAAG GTTGTGGGAAAAGAGAACGAGGCTCCAGCAGAGAGATTTCAATATGAAATCACAAAAGCTCCAACTGTGGCAGCTCGATCCTCAATTCCCCCTGCCAGAAGAGTATTTggtgtaaaaaataaagtgaatgttAGCGGCATACTCACTGGACAGCACAGTACTAGTCATCCATCTGCAACCAATGGCCCAGCTCAGCCCAAACTTAACCCTGTGCTCACAAGAATGTATACCGTTAAGTCCTCTAAAGCCAACCAGAATACAGCCAGCCTTCTCAAAGAGCAGCCAAACACAGGGATACAATCCTCAGGCAGAGCCTTTTCAAATGCAGTccataaaaatgtgacaaactcAAACAGCAGATTCAATTGTACTTCAAGTGCTACCTGGACAGGTCCAGTGAAAACACTCAGTGCCAGGCTGAGTCTCGGGCCTATTGTCCAAACAAAAACGGGACTCATTCCTGCAGTGCCCCAGCCAAGAAACAGTCGAAACTTAATACACACCTCTGCCACTGCAGGTAATAACAGCACCACCACTTCTTCTACTTCTGTTGCTAACCATGTGCAATCCAGAACCTGTTCATCAGTCTTTGTTTCCAAGAGGTCTTCCATGGCTCAGGGGAAAACCTTACCTACCACTGCTCAAAACAACCTCGTCAATGGGAGGAAAACAGTTTCCTCGACCGCAAACACTGGGCTTAAATTTCAAGATCGGCACAAAACTAACTCCAAACCGCTTTTGGGTCAACATCCTCAGCCATCTTGTAAGAGTCAAGTGTCAAATGGACTGAAATCAACATCCAGCTCCTCCAAGTGCACAGCAGCACCTACtaagctggaggagagagtacGGATGtcaaaaactaataaaacatcTGGGCAGCCCACAGACAGGTCCACAAAACAGAGAATTGAGGGTGAAGGACAGAAAAATGGCACGCATTGCAATGTTGCCTCCCGAATGTCCTCAGGACCAGCGAGCAGGAGCATTTCCAGAGTAGTCGGTGGGGTTAGGCGAGCTGCTGTGGCTGAGCATGGAGGGAAAACCAAGACATTAAAAGACACAGATGGCAAGAGGGGACACAGCTCAGCAATTCCCCATCAAGCACAGACAGGTATAAAAAGAACAGGTggtccagtgatgtcacagacaGTTCCCCAACCCACTAGGACCATCAGACATACAAGCCAGGCCAAGGACATCAAGACGACAAAGGCCCCGGTACGGGTCATTCCccagacagagggaaagaaactCACTGCTGCCCAGGAGGAAAGAAT GAAAAAACTACAGGAATGGCGGGAAGCCAAAGGCATTTCCTACAAGCGTCCTTCGATGCCTGTGAAACCTCAGGTCAGGCGCACTGTGGCCGTACCCCAGCCGTTCTGGGCCACCATGAAGGATGAAGATGAGGCCCATTCCCTTATCTCTGCTGTGGACAGATCCCTGGCTGATTGCATGAAGTTGCTTTGTGAG GGTTGCCCTCCAAAGCAGGTGAAGGACGTTCTCTCAAGGCTGCCAGCAGTGTCCCAGAAGTTTGCTAAATATTGGATCTGTCAGGCCCGCCTCATGGAGCAGGAGGGCAACTTGGATGTCCTGCCCATGTTTGAAGAGGCTGTCCGTGTTGTGTTGGAG CCTGTGGACGAGCTGCGGACTGTGGTGTTTGAGATTCTGAAGAAAAAGGACGAGATCCAAGATA cgTCTGATGGAAATGGGAAAGAGGATGACCAGGTATCAGCAGGTGAAAGCACACTTGAGAGTATCAACAATCCACTGATGACCCCCAAACCTGTCAGAGCCCTCATCTGTGGGGAGCAAGGAGGGTCATCTGTAGTAAAGTACAAGATCACAGCAACTCCCGG cGGCCTCTCAAGTCAACAGCAGGAACCGGCACGGGTCAACGGCCAGGAGGTTCGCTTCTTCACTCCAGTTAGACGCTCAGTGCGCATCAAGAGGGCCTCACTGCGATACCCTGTGTCCCTCCAGGACCACGATCTCTGCGTGGCCTCCTACAATGACCTGATCTCCGAGGAGGATAAAGAGACAAGTGAAGAACAGAAGGATGGGGAAAACAGCCAGTCTGCTATCAACACACCGATGTATATCTACAGAGAGAATGAAGCACTTAAAGACAAAGTGTTCGTCAAGCTAGTCTGCGATGAAGGCGTTTAG